One segment of Strix uralensis isolate ZFMK-TIS-50842 chromosome 11, bStrUra1, whole genome shotgun sequence DNA contains the following:
- the LOC141948372 gene encoding CDC42 small effector protein 2-B-like: MTEFLVCFNWCNGEQPQPKRRRRLDRNMIGEPMNFVHTAHVGAREMSSDYSSAVSIQDHMKSKGGYTNGTSATVEI; the protein is encoded by the exons ATGACTGAAttcctggtttgttttaattGGTGCAATGGTGAACAGCCCCAGCCG AAGAGGCGTCGGAGACTGGACCGCAATATGATAGGAGAACCAATGAACTTTGTACACACTGCGCATGTTGGGGCAAGAGAGATGAGTAGTGACTATTCATCA GCTGTATCAATTCAGGACCACATGAAGTCTAAAGGTGGCTACACAAATGGCACTTCTGCAACTGTTGAGATATAG